The Corvus cornix cornix isolate S_Up_H32 chromosome 8, ASM73873v5, whole genome shotgun sequence sequence CCCCAGCGTGGCCCGGCCGGGGGCCCGGGAGGCGGCAGGtcctgggaaggggagggagctCCCGGTGCAGGTGTTTCCCCACGTGGCAGCTCCCGGGCAAACGCGAGCATCTCGCTCCGCCGGGAGCGGGGCTTTCgccagggaggctgtggagtctcctcgctggggatattccagagccGCCTGCACGCGACCCcgtgccctgtgctctgggatggccccgctggagcagggatgggaccGGAGCAGCcgctgtggtcccttccagcctgacccagcCCGGGGTTCCGTGTTCCCGCAGCGGACGGGGATCGGGAGAGGTTGGGATGATTCCCGTGCGAAAGGCgggggaaggggagcagggagcacccagagccccctttctccagggagctgctccagggctgcccagagCCGGGGATCTGGgaggctctccctgccctgcccccgcCGCAGGGCCCAGGCAGGATCCCTGTTTCACTACACACGCTTTGTGTAAGAGCCTgcttcagttttccttccaaaCCGAGGGAATATTTCATAAGGATTTTGTGGATGCCCTGTAGAAAGTGCTGGAAAGGTTTGCAATGAGCTATGCTGGAATTTCTGACGGGACGTGGCACAAAGCTGCCACTCCTAATTCAGCACCTGCTCCAAACCCGTGCCGTGCTGGTCGGCAGGAGGAATTTGCCTTGTGATCCCTCATTCCACACAgaatcccagctgtgctgaggaggcCCGCGGGAGGAGTCACGGTGCTGTATCCTCAGCCTGATGACAGGATCCATGTTCttgctgggagctctgcagagtGATCTGCAGGATTCCTGACTATGAGGAAGTTGTCCTTAAAGAGAAATCCTAAAAGCAGGCAAATCCCAGGGTGCTCAGCAGGTTCTCTCGGTAACAACTGCATCTGTGCATGCATGAGTGGTGTTTTCCTTATTAAATTTCCCCAGAATTTGCATAAAAGCTGTGGCACTGAGAAACGCATGGGTTCTCAAAAACTGAGGAGTTGTCCAGTGCCCTGTGGGTGTGATGGAGATGGACTCACGTTTTTCCTGAGAATTTcctccagagaggctgtggagtctccctcactggagataaccagaactgtctggacagGATCCcgtgccctgtgctctgggatggccctgctgaGCAGGGATGGGACCAGGGGACCCTcctggtcccttccagcctgacccagcCTGGCATTCTGAGGATGGTTGGACTGTGCAGCCCAAACCCTTTGCTCCCACAGTGCCCACAGATGGATTCCtagggaaaagcaggagaatgTGGCTCCTCGCACCAGTGCCCCCCAGACCCCTTTCTCTGGTGGGGACTCCCAGCTGGATGTGCCAGGacatcttcctgctgctctgggaggagcTGGATGCCCTCAGCCAGGGCTCTTTAGAGAGCCTAGAACTGCTGTTGTCCCAAACTTTCCCAGTGCTCTCTCTGATGTTTTTTCTTATTCCCATACCAGGGTTATGACTACAGCAGGTCTGGGAACCCCACCCGGGATTGCCTGGAAAAGGCTGTGGCCGCCCTCGATGGAGCCAAATACTGTGAGCAGCTCAtgggttggacggggcttgggacagcctgggacagtgggaggtgtccctgcccatggcaggggtggcactgggtgggctttggggtccttccatcccaaaccattccatgattccgtgaCCACGGCTCTGGCTGTTGGTTGTGGGCAAGAGCAGCTCCGTGCTGGGCAAGAGCCCAACGCTTCTCGTCCAGAAAAGTGACAGGACAGGTTCTTTTCAGAGGCAAAGCGAGGAAGGCCAAGGCAAGTCTGACTTGTTGTGTCACATCAAACACGGCCCATCTGCCACTGACTCCTTTCTCTTCCAGGCTTGGCTTATTCCTCTGGCTTAGGAGCTATTCTGAACATCTGTCACCTGCTGAAGACAGGGGACACAATTATCTGCATGGATGATGTCTATGGAGGTGGGTACAGCACCCTGTGGCTTTAGTCTTCATTGTGCAAGGGATTAAACCTGCCTGTGGTTCTCAGGAACTCTGAATTTCCCACGTAGGACCTCACTGTTCTTTGAAGCCTTTTCACTTTGTGAGGACACAGATCCCCCTGTCTGATCTGGATGTTGAAATATCTGTTGGCACAACATGGAGGCTTAGAAATACATAACAAGGAATCCATGTTTGAGTGAGGGGAAATGGCAGCACCTTTGTCTTGGCCAGGTTtgtttgcagagcaggagcctctgcagcccaaggcagcagcacttcccagtgTCTGGTGtttctcccagcccttcccaaggTTTGGCCCTTTCCCAGCCAGCATTTTGTCTGGACTGTTGCAAACAACAATTCATCATTTCCTCCAGAAGCACAACTTTGCTCTGTTGTCCCCATGTCCTCTGAACACTTCAGTGCTGCCCCAACCCACTCTTTGGTGTTGACCTTGCACTGTTTTTATCAATCCCTGTTCCAAACAGCTCCCCAGTGGCAGAGtgcatccagcactgccagagtcCTTCCACAGGGTGAGCTCACTGCAGTTCCCAGGGACATTCCCTGCTCATTAAAGCCTCAGCCTGGGCTGGTTTCTGCAGGGAGGAATTTCAttgtttctcctctgctttggtTTGTTATGAAGAAAGGGTTTCCTTGCAGAAGAACCACCCAAACATCACTCAGATGTTTCCTTCAGCTCACAGACTGCACCTCCATGTTCCATCCCTTCATGCTTGGATGGAGAACTGAGTCCCTGGGGAGAGCCTTGGCAGAAGGCCCCAATCAATCAGTTTTTAATCCAGGCAGTATTTCCTGGTAGTGAGTGCTGCATCAGCACATCCGTGGATCAACTGTTGCTGCTGGATTCTTTTGTCTTCCCAGGGAAAGGCCTCAAGGTCAGACAGGAAGGAATCCTTTTTAATGGAGGGATGGGAAACAGTAGCTGGAGTCCTCCCCTTCATTCTTCTTCTCTGTTTAATTTCCTGGTCAAAAACTCCCACACTGATTTCCAGTACTTCATCAATCACTCTGATCCCACATTCccatttttgctgtttcaggaTCATTAAACCTGCAACAATCTTGAAACtttgtaaacaaagaaaatagacATGTGCCATTTCTGGTGTGCAGCGTAAAGCTGTGCCCTCCTGACTGTGCCTGGGTGGTgcaagaggctggagagcagggaatgaAAGTTAAGGAAGtttcattttgtgatttttgggtttttttaggcaCAAACAGATATTTCAAGCGAATAGcctcagaaaataatttgaaagtaatttttgttgACTTCACAAAACCAGAATGCCTGGAAGCTGCAATCACACCAGAGACCAAGGTAGGGGAGAGGGAAATGGATTTTAAAGGGATATTAAATTGTTCTGTTCTTGCAGCTGTTGAGCTGAGGGGGGGCAGCTtggggcacagctggatccACCATATCCCAGTGTGCTTCCTCATGGAAAACATCCTAAGAAGGGCAAAAACccctggagagagagaggagggagaaggtgagaaggagcagagggaaccCCGAGGAGCCCGGAGCCGGAGGTGCTCCGTGGCACTGGGTGGGtgatccctgctccaggggcagggagctcagctgggaaagggtttGGGACAAGACTCAGTCCTGGCTGTGCGAGGCCTTCTCCAGCTGGGATGCCCTTGGGATGGTGCCAGCCCAGCGGAAGGGAAACCTCCCTGAGcctggaggagcccagctgagggctGCCCTCGCTGCAGCAGGGCCACTGCCCGGTCCCGCTGCACAGAGCCCGTGGGGAGCTGACCCCAGTGAGCACCCAGAGCCCTTGGGGCTcacccagcactgggagctcTCTGACCTggtgtttttgttgggtttgtgcAGCTGGTTTGGCTCGAGACCCCCACGAACCCCATGCTGAAGGTGATCGACATCCGCGCCTGCGCAGACGTGGTGCACAGGTACCCGGGGGTGCTGCTGGCCGTGGACAACAGCTTCATGTCTTCCTACTTCCAGGTGTGTCACCTGTCCCAGGGGAGCTGGAGACACCTTTGGAAAGGGATTATATCAGATCTACTTCCCAGGAGACCCAGCTAAGCCCTGGTATTTTGGTGTAAAGTCACCCTTCTTGCAGAGTGCAAAGTGCCTGGTTTTGTTCAGGGTACTGAGATCTTGCTGAATTAAGAGAACTCTGCAGAAAGTGTTAATGCTTAGCtcaagcagctctgcagttggCCTGGGACATACCAGAGGCTTGGTGATTTTCCCCTGCAACATATTACTCACTTTAGAATTCTCAATTTCCTCCAGAAAGGGCTGTGTGGaagagcacagggagctggtTAATGTgtctggagcagcctggtgtggAGCGGAAGCCAGTGCTAATGATTAATTGGTGAGAGCAGTAGGTGATGCACCACACTGTGCTAAGAAAAGGAGAATATCACAGTGATCTGTCCATCAATACTGAGTGTAAAAGGCCTTTTCCATGGTGGTTCTGGCTGTGCATCTCCACATTCCCTGGGTGGAAGTCTGTGTTTATTGTGGCACCAGCAGTCTTTGCATCTGCCTGCTTTGTTACATATTGAATGATGCCCCTCACTCTTTAGAATGTGTTGATATCACATGCACAGTCCCTTAATTAGCGATTGATTAAAAAactggcactgcccagcaccTCTTGCCCATCCACCTCCTGGTTTGTCTCGCTTCAGGAGGCAcctggggagagctgggagctgagggggCAGAGAGCTGGCAAAGGAACCTCCTTTCCTCATGCAGGGCAGGATCTCCAGcacctggaaaacaaagcaattcttttgctttgcagtttgAGTCCTTCATTTCCTAAGGAAATGCACTTTATAGAGTAAATTCCATTATTTGTCCCTGCCTCAGCTGAGCAACAGAACTATTTTTCCCAAATATGAGCTGCATGTTGGATGTGTTCAATCTCTTCTCTCCCTGGAGCCCGTGGGAGTTGGAGCAGTGCttttaaatcccattttcttGTGCTTACCATGAATTCAGAGTgtctccctgtcctgctgcttttaGCACATGTTCTATGGTCATCCTCAGGTCTTTGTGTTTGGTTTCTCcacttatttttcctgtgtaagCTCACGGCCCTTTGGAATAGCTGGGAAGGAACCTGAGTGCACACCAACTTCATTCAGAGCtgtgcctttcctttcctttcagcGTCCTTTGTCCCTGGGGGCTGATATTTGTATGACTTCTGCAACCAAATACATCAACGGTGAGTGTGAGAGTTCAGCACTTCCttgggacagggatggatgggatcttgggaaggaattcctggctgggagggcggggaggccctggcacaggtgcccagagcagctggggctgcccctggatccctggcagtgcccaaggccaggctggacattggggctgggagcagcctgggacagtgggaggtgtcccaggGATTTTATTAACAGTGGGGGTTTGTGGCAGgaccctggagcagctggagtggCTGATCCCATTCTTGTCCCCTGTCATTTGTAGGGCACAGCGATGTTCTCATGGGCCTGGTCTCTGTAAACCGGGATGATCTCTACGAGAGGCTGAAATTCCTGCAGTACTGTAAGTCCAGACAGGGAATTCCTGACAGGAATCCTGTtcacatccccagctcctgctggggagggagtgCATGCACACAAGTGGGAAATCTGCCTGGGAATGTAACTTAACAGAACTGGGAAAAgctcaattaaaaaaactccaGTATGAAAACTCCAATCAAATGAGAGACGTTGGTCTCCACTTCCTGGGCGCTTCGGGAGCGTTCTGGGGCACATCCTGAAACCATTGGGGTGCCCACCTGCAGTTAGGGGGGTTTGGAACTCACTCGCCCAGCAGGATGTGCCCACTGCAGATTTATCATCTCTGTTAATTCCAACCATTTTCCGGCCTCTTCATTGCCAGGAGTAAATTCCTGTCCAGGGTTCTGCcctcagcagaggcagggaaggtGCTTTGTGCCCAATGAATGCAATCCTTGAGGCCTGAGCTTGTTAATTGGCCTCATTAACTGGCTCCCCAGTGCGGGAGATGAGGAGCAGAGATTGCCTCGGGTGTCTTCCCACTTGTTGTAACCTCAGAAGTGCTGGAGATGAGGACGCGTTTGGCTTTGCTGAATGCAAAACACCAGcgctgctgagctctgtggaaTTGTGCTGCcattcccacagccctgggagctgtcCCCTCCCCCTTTGACTGTTTCCTCTGCAACCGGGGGCTCAAGACTCTGCACATCCGCATGAAGCTGCACTTCCAGAACGGCCTGGCTGTGGCCAAGTTCCTGGAATGCCATCCCCAGGTGGAGAAGGTCATTTACCCAGGTGGGTGGGCAGGACTTGGGAGCATCCCGGGGGAGGGATTTGGGAGCTGTGGTGCCCCGTGACTGGGGCTGGGTGCCCAGTTCAGTGAGactggagctgccccagctctgcactggaaTTCACTGGGAATTCTCCCAACTCTCCCCCTTCCAGGGCTGCCTTCCCACCCCCAGTACGAGGTGATGCAGAAGCAATGCACGGGCTGTCCTGGGATGGTCACCTTCTACGTCAAAGGGAACATCAAAAATGCCTCTGCCTTCCTCAAGCACCTGAAGGTAAAGGCAATAAAATCACCCTcagagggagctggagctgccctgctgaGGGGAGGGTGGAAGTGGCTTTTCTTGCCTGGTGCTTTGGGTGTTCCCGACTCCGAATGGGGATCATTTGTCCCTGGGGGTTAATGAGAGGGAGCAAAGGGACGCCTCGGCCCCGGGAAGTGTTGGTTTGCTCCCAGGGCGAGGAGGCGTGTCCAGCtgagcccaggagctgctgctcccgaAGGGCTTCCTGCAGGACGGGGGAGCCGGGGCTGGTGCAGCTCCGCCCGGggctgggattgttggggtgtctgtgcagggccaggggctggatcagtgatccctgtgggcacttccaactcaggatattccaggatCTATGAACTCCCTTTCCATGCAGCCATGacctcctttccctttctcctgtaGGTGTTTACCCTGGCTGAGAGTCTGGGTGGCTACGAGAGCCTGGCAGAGCATCCGTAAGTTCATCCTTCCATCTTCAGAGCCTCAAAAAGCTGCAGAGCACCACAAAATTCCCACCGTTTTCCAGCCCCCAAAGCTGTTTTGCCTGTAGTGGAACTCCAGGACTGGTGTGCAGCACAAAGCCAGGGCAGACCCCAGAGGGAGGGAATTCTGGGAGagtgcagggatggaggaatTTTGCCTGGAGGGCTGAGGCACAGCTCGTGGCCATGCAGACAGTCGCAGAAGCTGCTGAGCCTTGGGATAAGGAGCAGCTTGGATTGAGGAATGCCGTGCTCCCTGCTCACACAAGAGGGCACAGCTCACTGTGTGCacccagctgcctctggctcCCTGGCAGGACCCAGGATTTTGATGGAATTGGATTGTTTTACTCAAAGCCAATTTGCTTTTTGGGAAGATACATGGAAATTAATGACTGTATTTCAATGCTAAATCGTTTCACTTACTGATTTCAGATTAACAGCAAACCCTGAACCCCTCCAGGAGCTGACAGGAGCTGGTGCCAGTGACTGAGCACGTGGGGAAATCCCTTCTTGCCTGTGTGCTCTGTGGCTGGAGGGGATAAACCCTCCAGAGTCATTTGGGACAGTTTGAGAAGGCATctgagaaagcagaagtgaaacCAGGAGGTTTTGTACTGGAGGTTGCACATTCCCCACATGCAGAGCTTACAGCTCttctttagaataaaaatacagctctggaaggaagaggaatgggattttctcctttttaaattcCAGATTTTTAAGTATCCACTTCTTATTAATCATTTGTGTCTTGGAAATACAACCTGGAGACGCAATTCCCTGGCTTGTCAGCATTCCCGTcatttccaggagctgctgccaggagctctTTGCATCTGTGGGGTCACACAAGCGGCACAGAGGAGGTGTCaaatcctgctgccttttcaggggtgctggcagggaaccAGCTGGGTTGGTTTTACCAATTAAAGTCCCAAGTTCTTGggaaaaattctcttttttatcCCTGCAGGGCCATCATGACCCACGCCTCAGTGcctgaggaggaaaggaaagttCTGGGAATCACAGACACCTTGATCCGCCTCTCGGTGGGgctggaggatgaggaggattTGCTGGCAGACCTGGCCCAGGCCCTGAAGGCTGCGGTGAGTGGGGTGTTCCCCTCCAAAAATAATCCCCATCCAGCCTTTCCCACTGGCTGACCCTTCAGCCCCTCCCAGATGGGCCCTGGGGTGTGGCTGGAAAGCTCTCCCTGCCCGGTTTCCCTGtgtgccagggatccaggggcagccccagctgctctgggcaccctccCAGCGCGGAATTCCTCCCCAGTGTCCCAcgcagccctgccctctggcactgggaagcatTCCCGGGTCCTGTCCCTGCGGCCCCTGCCCAAAGCCAGCCTGCCCCgatgcagagctgggcagatcCGGGTGTTTGAAGGGGGAGTTTGGTCTGGGGGAGCGGCCGTGGGGGTTTGGGGGGCAACGGGGAAATGTgaacctgcagcagctgtggaggcacaggcaggaaaggtttgttcctgtgttttctctttttgtgtcTGGTTGTTTTTATTGGG is a genomic window containing:
- the CTH gene encoding cystathionine gamma-lyase codes for the protein MAGEGTRGFLPPFKHFATSAIHAGQEPEQWRSGAVVPPISLSTTFKQRAPGEHAGYDYSRSGNPTRDCLEKAVAALDGAKYCLAYSSGLGAILNICHLLKTGDTIICMDDVYGGTNRYFKRIASENNLKVIFVDFTKPECLEAAITPETKLVWLETPTNPMLKVIDIRACADVVHRYPGVLLAVDNSFMSSYFQRPLSLGADICMTSATKYINGHSDVLMGLVSVNRDDLYERLKFLQYSLGAVPSPFDCFLCNRGLKTLHIRMKLHFQNGLAVAKFLECHPQVEKVIYPGLPSHPQYEVMQKQCTGCPGMVTFYVKGNIKNASAFLKHLKVFTLAESLGGYESLAEHPAIMTHASVPEEERKVLGITDTLIRLSVGLEDEEDLLADLAQALKAAFA